Part of the Puniceicoccaceae bacterium genome is shown below.
TGAGTTCTGCTGCTGCACTTGGGGTTTCGGCGCGCTGGTCTGCGGCAAAATCAGTCAGCACAAAGTCGATTTCATGACCCACCGCTGATACAATCGGAATCGCACAGGAAGCCACCGCTCGCACGACACTTTCCTCGTTGAAATTCCAGAGGTCCTCAACACTTCCACCTCCGCGGCCGATGACGAGCAGGTCGAGTTCGCCATACGATTCTGCCCACTTCAACTTATCCACAATATCCGCCGCACCCTCGCTGCCTTGTACGGTTGCGGGAAAGAGCACGATGCGACCCATCCATTTGCGTCGCTTGAGGATGCTCACAAAATCACGCAATGCAGCCCCGGTTGGTGAAGTGATAATGCCCACGGTGCGGGGCAGGAGGGGCAGTGCCTGTTTGCGCGCTGCGTCAAAAAGTCCTTCGGACTGCAGAAGTTTCTTAAGCCGTTCAAACTCAGCCTGAAGGCGTCCGGCGCCTTCCTCCACACAATCCCGAATGATCAATTGATAGGAACCACGTGGTTCATAGACGCTGAGATTCCCCAAAGCCAACACCTCCATGCCTTCCTTGAGACGTAAGCGCAGGCGCGATGCATCTCCACGAAACATGACCGCACTGATCTGTGCTCCGGCATCCTTCAGCGTGAGGTAAATGTGGCCGCTCGATTGATAACGAAGGTTGGAAATTTCACCCTTCACCCAGGATGGCGGAACCGCTCCCTCGAGCAGTCGCTTGATCTGGGAAGTCAGCTCGGAGACTGTGCGGATTTGATCGGGTGAAGGAGATGGATTCACAGTCAGAGGCTAGGGGTGGAGTGGGATGGATCGGGACTCTCTGGCACGGGTTTCAACTTGTTGGCCATACGGGATCGCAGCCAGTGAATGGTGATTCCCATGACGATGATCAGGGCAATGGCACCCAGGGCAAGTCCCAGCTTGCCTTCGAAGATGGCTCCACCACCGATGACAAAGCCCGGAGTATAGAGCGCCTGCACAGCCATGCCAATGAAGAGGTATTTCCAGAATGGAACTTTGGATACCCCGAGAAAGTAGTTTTGTACAAAAAACGGAATTCCCGGAGTGATGCGAATGATCAGGGCGACCTTGGATTTGTGTTCTTCGGGGATTTCCGGAAGCTTGCGCGAGAACAGTGCCACTACGCGCTGGCAAAGCGAGTGCAGCGGGTATGCCGATACAAAATAGGTCCAAACCATACCGAGAACCATTGCCGAATAACACAGCAACAGGGCAGTGGGAAGGCCATATCGGTGGGTGTAGAGTGCACCGGCAAGCACGAGAAAGGGACTCAGCGGCAGCGGAAGTCCCGCCACAAACAGCACTGCAAGAAAGGCGAGCAATGGATAATCTGCAATCGATTCAATGATTTGATCGCTCAGCGTTTTGAGATCCGAAGGGCTGATCCCTGTTACCCGCATGGCATAAATTCCCGATGCAGCCATCGTGATGAGCACAGCCAATACGAGCAGTGTCTGCGGACGTTTGAGCTGGGATGAGAACGAAGTCCAAAGATTCGAAGTCATGGTGTCAGATTTTTTTCCAGGCGCTGGCATGGCAAACGGTCCACTGGAATTTTCGTGCATGTTCGCGAATCAGCATGGGCAGGTCAAATGCTTCCAGTTGTGTGAAATGCAGGCTCAGCACGTCGGTAACAGCCTCTTCCGCAGATGGACCATCCTCCCGTCCGCCCAGCCACAAGGATGGGGGAGTAAACGATTCGAGGTAGGTATATGGTGTGGACAAGATCAGCATACCACCGGGGCGGAGCGAGCTGGCGAGTCCTTGCAGGAAACGCGAGGGATCCGGAAGACGGCAGATCAGGTTGCTTGCCAAAATCAGATCAAATTCTCCGAGTGAAAAAGTTGCCAGATTCATTGCGTCTCCCCGAATGAAGCGGGTTTTAGCGGCATCACATCCCTCGGGCACTGTGCACTGAGCCGGTTCAAATCTTGAACCCTGAATGCGGAAGCGGTATTGAAGCGAACCCTCTTGCTTGAGTCGGGAGGCGGCATGGATGAACGCCTGAGAGTAGTCGATGCCAACCACCTCGTCGAACCATCGCGTCAGCTCGAAAGTGCTTCGCCCGACGGCGCAGCCCAGATCCAGTGCGCGTGTCGGCTGTGAGCTGCTTGCCGGAATTTCGGGATAGAGGTGTTGGAACTGATGCGCGATTCTTCTTGGAAAATCGACACTTTGCGAAGGACCAAAACTCCAGGGCAGGATTGTTTCGGGATCTCCATAATGGAAAAGCAAGTATTCCGAGAGAACATCCGCATCCTCATAGAACTCACTCATTCAACCCTCCCATGGAACAAACTTTGCGAAAATGGCGTTCTTCAACGGGTTGGATCGAGAGGCGTTGCCCGCGTTTGACGACGAGCATGTCGCTGAGATCGGGTTCGTTTTTCATCTGTTCCAACGTGACCATGCGCGGGAAATCCTGGGAGAAAGTTACATCCACCATCAACCAGCGAATGTTGTCGGGAGAGGATTTGGCATCATAATACTGAGATTTCGGGTTCCATGCGCTGGGATCGGCATAGGCCTCACGGGTCACGACTGCGATACCCACAATACCCGGAGGATCCACCCTGGAATGATAGAAGAGCACCTTGTCTCCAAGTTTGACATTGTCACGCAGGAAGTTGCGGGCCTGGTAATTTCGAATCCCGTCCCAGGTGGTGGTTTGTCGGTCCGATGTTTTGAGATCGTCCCACGAAAATTGGAAGGGTTCGGTTTTGAAGAGCCAGTAAGCCATGAAAGGGATTCTTAGTGCATGTTGAAGTCATTTCAAATCTTACCTTTGAAGAAATGCATCCCGCATGCGAATGTTCGCATTTCTGGAAAGCAGCAGCACTGAATTTCCAACGATGGAGATGGCGATAACTAAAATGAACTTGTGTTCACCTTTGTTTCGTGCACACTGATGCCCAGCATGCGCAAAATCATCCACATCGACATGGATTGCTTTTTTGCAGCGGTCGAGATCCGGGATCGTCCCGAATTGGCGAAGAAACCCGTTGCGGTGGGCGGAACTCGTGCGCGTGGAGTGCTGACGACGTGCAACTATCACGCAAGGAAGTTTGGCTGCCATTCCGGCATGCCCGCCTTTCAGGCGTTGCAGCGCTGTCCGCAGCTCATCTTGCTTCCGACAAATTTTGAAAAATACCAATTTGAATCGAAACGGATTCGCTCGATTTTTGCGGACTATACTGAACGCATCGAACCCCTCTCGCTCGATGAAGCGTATCTGGATGTTTCTGAAATCACTGATCGCTATGCCTGGGACGTTGCCAAGGAAATCCGTCAACGCATCCGCGCCGAAACCGGATTGACGGCCTCAGCCGGAATTGCGGGCAACAAGTTACTCGCAAAAATTGCCAGTGACTGGCGCAAGCCTGATGGGCAGTTTGCAGTGCTTCCGGAGCAGGTGGACGCGTTCATGAAGACACTGCCAGTGGGAAAAATATGGGGGGTCGGCAAGCGCACGCGAGAGCGACTGGCCTCTCGCGGTATTGAAACATGCGGGCAGCTGCAGCAACTCAGTGAATTGGAAATGTTGCAGGAGTTCGGCAGTTTTGGAGAGTCCCTGTTCTGGCTCTGTCGGGGAGTAGACACTCGCGAAGTGGTGGTTGAACGGGAACGCAAATCGATGAGCACAGAAACGACCTTTGCGAACGACTTGCAGGAGATCGAACAGGCCGTATCGGAATTGCGACGCCTCAGTAATGAACTTGCGGTGGAATTTGAGCGTTCAAGACACCGTTCACGGCGCATCACGACAGGATTTGTAAAACTCAAATTCTCGGACTTCCAAACGACCACACGGGCTGGTGCATGCCATCAGATCGATCCCGCGCATTTCGAAACACTGCTCAGGCAGGCGTGGGATCGCGGAAATGGAAAAGTTCGCTTGCTTGGAGTGGGTGTTCGCTTTGCACCAGCTGTCTCCCCGCCTGATGATCAGATGGTGTTGGAACTCATGCCAGGTGATGCTTCGATGGAGTAGGGCAGGGGAGTTTGCGTTCCGGTTGAATACTGAATACAGCATTTTTTGAAACGTTCCAGGAAATGGGTATTCAAGAATGCTTTACGATGCAGCAGCGTGCTCTATGATCATGCACAATGAAGCATGCTCTTTCGCCCTTTTTCATTATGATTCTGTTCGCCAGTGTGCTTGCGCTACAGGCTGATGATGAAGCAACCATTGCGACAATGGACCCTCTTTACATCTATGGGAGTCGCTTGAATCCGCTTTTTGAGGATTTTAATGACGATTTTTTTGATGAATTGAGGGATCAGGTCTCAATTTTCTCATCAATTCAATCTCTTGAAGGCACTCATTTTTTTCATCCTTTGGGAGCTGCGGGCAACAGTGAACTCATCGTTCGGGGAGGCGAACCCAACTACACCAAAGTGCGCATTGACGGAATTGAGGTGAACAACTCACTGGATCATCGCGGTGGGGGATTTGCATTTGCGAGCCTTGCAGGCATGCCTGTGCAAGCCCTTCAGTTGCAAAAAGGATCGCTTTCGTCGCTCGAAGGCTCCGGAGCACTCAACGGTATATTGGCATTTGAGCTGGGTTCGCCGAGCGGAGAAAGTTATGTCAGAGGGAGCATCGCCTCGACGGGTTGGGCTTCAGGGGACGCTGTCACCCGACTCGAGTCAGGGCGATTTGACTCGCAGGTCGGTGTGCACTCCACCCGCGAATCAGGGCGTTTTCGGGATCATGAGTTTGAAAGCAGAGGCGGTTTTTTGCGTACCCGTATCGATGCGGGCACGGGAGGAACCTGGGTTGCCAGCCTGTGGTCGACAAGTTCGGAACAGATTCGCTTGCCGGAGGACAGTGGCGGACTACGTTACAGTGAATCCGATGAATTGGAAACCGTCGAGACTGACACTGTTGGTCTGAGTCTTCGCTACAGGCAGCAGATTCTGGAGAATGCGCAAGTGTCAGTAACCCTGGGGCGGTATGCGATCGACACGCTTTCCGATTCACCAGGAGTTGCGGGTGGTCCGCGCAATCCGATGGGAATTCCCGGGAATCGTTTCGATGATGCCTTTCGACGATTGCAGGCCGAAGCGGATTTGAAGTGGACGGCAAATGAGCACATCGACCTGGTGCTCGGCACGGCGTTTCATCGGGAAACTGCGGAGAGTCGCAGCATTGTACACCTGTTTCCGGGATTTTCCCTTCCCTCCGAATATGATGTGAAGAGGGACAGCCAAAGTATTTTTGCAGAGCTGGGCTTGAGTTGGAGTGAGGCCCATGCCTTGCAGTTCTCACAGCGAATGGAAGATCTGTCGGGGTTGGACGCAGAGTGGAGCAGTGGCGTGCGTTTTCTCACCCGAACCCGCTTTCTGAACAGCACTCTCGATCTCAGCTTTCGGGAGGCGTTCAAGGCACCGAGCCTATTTGCCTTGAACAATGGACTGGTGGGGAACCCCGAACTGGATGCCGAGCGCAGCCACACTTGGGAACTTGGGCTTTCGGGTATCCTGCCCGGAACGGAAGCAGGCTGGAGGGTATCGGTGTTTCGTCAGGACTATGAAAATCTGGTCGATATGTCGGAACTGAGCCAACGTCTGGAAAACCTGGATTCCCTCCAGATCAGTGGACTGGAGGCAAGCATGTGGTTCAACCTGCATCCCAAGCTTCGCTGGTCGATGGATGTGGCTGCATTGGACTATGATCTGGATACCCCCGGTGAAATCCTTCGGCATCGACCCAAAGCCCAACTCACGACCCGCCTTCACTGGTATGCCCATGATGATCACGAACTCACGCTGTCCTTGCGCTGGACGGGGAGGAGGTGGGATTCCTCGATTCCAACGGGAAATCGGGAACTTTCCGCCGATACGGCAGTGTTTGTGCACTGGCGCTGGCAGATCGCCGCATCGCTCTACAGCAGTGTTGAGCTGCACAATCTGTTAAACAAGCGACAGGAGGTTCTCATCGGCTACCCAAATCCAGAGACAAGCGCGTGGGTTTCGCTGACTTGGAAATGGGGAACTTGAGTGCTTTTGCAGCTTCAGTTGAACGTCTGGCCAAGGTGTTCACGCAAAATGTTCTGAAATGCAATCAGAGACTTGTGCCAACAGTTAAGTGGAGTAAACCTTATGGTTTTCCTGATACCATGAAATTCACACTCAAATCTGTCATTACACTCGCATCGGCGACCACCCTGCTCGTTGCAATTACTTCCTGCTCCGATGATGCATCAGTCGATGAGGAAGTTGTTGCCAGCCCATCGGCAACGACCCAATCTTCCGATGCTCCTTCGCCCATTCTTGCACCCATTGAAAGCTCACTCGTGAACGCTGAGGCGGAGAGCATCTCGGTATCTGAAGTTGCCGAAGCGCCTTATGTTGCATTCTATTATTCTGCGCACTGGTGTCCACCATGCCGACTTTTCACTCCCAAACTGGTGGAATTCTACAAGGCAAACGGTGGTGGAGAGCGTTTTGAAATTGTATTTGTCAGTTCGGATCGTTCGGAGGCTGACATGTATGGCTACATGAAGGAAGAGCAGATGCCCTGGCTCGCCGTCAATTTCAGCGCTATTGATTCGAGCAACATCAAGCAACATGCGGGTGCCTACATTCCCTGGCTCGTGGTGTTTGATCGAGATGGCAATCAGGTAGCGAACACAGATTATGACAATGGTGTTGATCCTGCCAAGGTACTGGAGCAACTCGGCGACATGATTTAAGTCATCGGCTGAACAGCAAATTCAACTTTTAAAGGCAGGTGTTTTGTGCACCTGTCTTTTTTGCTGTACCCAAATTCGGGTTTTGACGAGCGGCTGGATTTGTGGTTTCAGATACGACTTCCGGAATTCGCCAGAAAGTCCGGTCTAGTTCCTTTTCTTGCAGATCTGAATTCTTCCAACATGAATCAAGAACCCCAGATAGCGGTGACACCCTTTGGTGTGACGCCAGACAACGAACCCGTGCTTTCCTTCCGCCTTCAAAACCGAAAAGGAATGTCGGTTTCCATCCTCGACTATGGTGGTATTGTGACCGCTATCGATG
Proteins encoded:
- the xseA gene encoding exodeoxyribonuclease VII large subunit, which encodes MNPSPSPDQIRTVSELTSQIKRLLEGAVPPSWVKGEISNLRYQSSGHIYLTLKDAGAQISAVMFRGDASRLRLRLKEGMEVLALGNLSVYEPRGSYQLIIRDCVEEGAGRLQAEFERLKKLLQSEGLFDAARKQALPLLPRTVGIITSPTGAALRDFVSILKRRKWMGRIVLFPATVQGSEGAADIVDKLKWAESYGELDLLVIGRGGGSVEDLWNFNEESVVRAVASCAIPIVSAVGHEIDFVLTDFAADQRAETPSAAAELISSGYLEIQQRLQQSTLALRRQLAVGMRQHLQRLQHNRERLRGVTPSRMLENRHLRLDELQQRMGSRLSSAMHRYRHETHLAAERLKNLHPSRQFLQRRDQFTSLQLRLSREVRHQMDRRAQHMRGLEKRLEGLGVDNVLRRGFAVVRDSKGKVMTHAGSLKHQQRITLQMQDGVRKAQIDSSEQLDFFLGHESQGKPDPQGPTNT
- a CDS encoding VTT domain-containing protein is translated as MTSNLWTSFSSQLKRPQTLLVLAVLITMAASGIYAMRVTGISPSDLKTLSDQIIESIADYPLLAFLAVLFVAGLPLPLSPFLVLAGALYTHRYGLPTALLLCYSAMVLGMVWTYFVSAYPLHSLCQRVVALFSRKLPEIPEEHKSKVALIIRITPGIPFFVQNYFLGVSKVPFWKYLFIGMAVQALYTPGFVIGGGAIFEGKLGLALGAIALIIVMGITIHWLRSRMANKLKPVPESPDPSHSTPSL
- a CDS encoding putative 4-mercaptohistidine N1-methyltransferase — protein: MSEFYEDADVLSEYLLFHYGDPETILPWSFGPSQSVDFPRRIAHQFQHLYPEIPASSSQPTRALDLGCAVGRSTFELTRWFDEVVGIDYSQAFIHAASRLKQEGSLQYRFRIQGSRFEPAQCTVPEGCDAAKTRFIRGDAMNLATFSLGEFDLILASNLICRLPDPSRFLQGLASSLRPGGMLILSTPYTYLESFTPPSLWLGGREDGPSAEEAVTDVLSLHFTQLEAFDLPMLIREHARKFQWTVCHASAWKKI
- a CDS encoding EVE domain-containing protein: MAYWLFKTEPFQFSWDDLKTSDRQTTTWDGIRNYQARNFLRDNVKLGDKVLFYHSRVDPPGIVGIAVVTREAYADPSAWNPKSQYYDAKSSPDNIRWLMVDVTFSQDFPRMVTLEQMKNEPDLSDMLVVKRGQRLSIQPVEERHFRKVCSMGGLNE
- the dinB gene encoding DNA polymerase IV, with translation MRKIIHIDMDCFFAAVEIRDRPELAKKPVAVGGTRARGVLTTCNYHARKFGCHSGMPAFQALQRCPQLILLPTNFEKYQFESKRIRSIFADYTERIEPLSLDEAYLDVSEITDRYAWDVAKEIRQRIRAETGLTASAGIAGNKLLAKIASDWRKPDGQFAVLPEQVDAFMKTLPVGKIWGVGKRTRERLASRGIETCGQLQQLSELEMLQEFGSFGESLFWLCRGVDTREVVVERERKSMSTETTFANDLQEIEQAVSELRRLSNELAVEFERSRHRSRRITTGFVKLKFSDFQTTTRAGACHQIDPAHFETLLRQAWDRGNGKVRLLGVGVRFAPAVSPPDDQMVLELMPGDASME
- a CDS encoding TonB-dependent receptor, giving the protein MILFASVLALQADDEATIATMDPLYIYGSRLNPLFEDFNDDFFDELRDQVSIFSSIQSLEGTHFFHPLGAAGNSELIVRGGEPNYTKVRIDGIEVNNSLDHRGGGFAFASLAGMPVQALQLQKGSLSSLEGSGALNGILAFELGSPSGESYVRGSIASTGWASGDAVTRLESGRFDSQVGVHSTRESGRFRDHEFESRGGFLRTRIDAGTGGTWVASLWSTSSEQIRLPEDSGGLRYSESDELETVETDTVGLSLRYRQQILENAQVSVTLGRYAIDTLSDSPGVAGGPRNPMGIPGNRFDDAFRRLQAEADLKWTANEHIDLVLGTAFHRETAESRSIVHLFPGFSLPSEYDVKRDSQSIFAELGLSWSEAHALQFSQRMEDLSGLDAEWSSGVRFLTRTRFLNSTLDLSFREAFKAPSLFALNNGLVGNPELDAERSHTWELGLSGILPGTEAGWRVSVFRQDYENLVDMSELSQRLENLDSLQISGLEASMWFNLHPKLRWSMDVAALDYDLDTPGEILRHRPKAQLTTRLHWYAHDDHELTLSLRWTGRRWDSSIPTGNRELSADTAVFVHWRWQIAASLYSSVELHNLLNKRQEVLIGYPNPETSAWVSLTWKWGT
- a CDS encoding thioredoxin-like domain-containing protein → MKFTLKSVITLASATTLLVAITSCSDDASVDEEVVASPSATTQSSDAPSPILAPIESSLVNAEAESISVSEVAEAPYVAFYYSAHWCPPCRLFTPKLVEFYKANGGGERFEIVFVSSDRSEADMYGYMKEEQMPWLAVNFSAIDSSNIKQHAGAYIPWLVVFDRDGNQVANTDYDNGVDPAKVLEQLGDMI